In Mariluticola halotolerans, one DNA window encodes the following:
- a CDS encoding GFA family protein gives MPRSYKGGCACGAIRYETNSEPVFQNHCQCLDCQKRSGTGHGSYLTFANRHQMHITGEASTWRVAGDTGNEKIHAFCPNCGTPVYLAFAAMPDLIAIHATSLDDPGQFSPQALTYSYRGHAWDAIDQSLKIHERMPAG, from the coding sequence ATGCCCAGGAGCTACAAGGGTGGATGCGCGTGTGGCGCGATCCGATATGAAACGAATAGCGAACCGGTTTTCCAGAACCATTGCCAGTGTCTGGACTGTCAGAAGCGCAGTGGCACAGGCCACGGCTCCTATCTGACTTTTGCAAACCGGCATCAGATGCACATTACAGGTGAGGCATCGACATGGCGGGTTGCGGGAGATACCGGAAACGAAAAGATCCACGCCTTTTGTCCCAATTGTGGAACGCCAGTCTATCTCGCTTTCGCTGCGATGCCGGATCTGATCGCGATACATGCAACCAGTCTGGATGATCCGGGTCAGTTCAGTCCACAGGCACTTACCTATAGCTATCGCGGCCATGCCTGGGATGCGATCGACCAGTCGTTGAAAATTCACGAGAGAATGCCGGCCGGCTAG
- a CDS encoding ImuA family protein produces MFVDALHERDQIYPFGAGRFVDMARVLSVRGTSQDDILWIAEEALRSGCVPVVIAHITKEISLTAGRRLQLAAEVGKSLGLFIVPEGMGSNAAETRWYCQAARAQVTAQLDSTLFQWTCNKNKTGTIGSWMVRWNETTRHIDCLSKAGDRSLSQAAAS; encoded by the coding sequence ATGTTTGTCGATGCCCTGCATGAGCGGGATCAGATTTATCCTTTTGGGGCAGGTCGCTTCGTGGATATGGCGCGGGTGCTGAGCGTACGCGGCACATCGCAAGATGACATTTTATGGATTGCAGAAGAGGCTTTGCGCTCGGGATGTGTCCCGGTGGTGATCGCGCATATCACAAAGGAAATTTCATTGACGGCAGGCCGCAGGCTTCAGCTTGCTGCTGAGGTGGGCAAGTCGCTTGGCTTGTTTATCGTGCCCGAAGGTATGGGCTCAAACGCGGCAGAGACGCGATGGTATTGTCAGGCGGCGAGGGCGCAGGTGACTGCGCAATTGGATTCGACTTTATTCCAGTGGACATGTAATAAGAACAAAACAGGAACAATTGGAAGCTGGATGGTTCGTTGGAATGAAACAACGCGTCATATCGATTGTCTTTCCAAGGCTGGCGACAGATCGCTATCTCAGGCGGCGGCCAGTTGA
- a CDS encoding SRPBCC family protein, with protein MPEEKTSFVYVTYIAASPQKVFEAITRPELARRYWGHENVSEWTPGSKWEHVRTNDERTVELVGEVVEITPPSRLVMTWANASQADDPSAYSRVTFEIVEYDDMVRLTVSHDDLIAGSGMANGVSKGWPTVLSSLKSFLETGRGLDIFAKPKTA; from the coding sequence GTGCCTGAAGAAAAAACCAGTTTTGTTTATGTGACTTATATTGCTGCATCGCCGCAAAAGGTGTTCGAGGCAATAACCAGGCCGGAACTTGCCCGCCGCTATTGGGGACACGAGAACGTTTCTGAATGGACGCCCGGCTCGAAATGGGAACATGTGCGGACCAATGACGAGCGGACGGTCGAGCTTGTTGGTGAAGTCGTTGAAATTACGCCACCGTCACGCCTGGTGATGACCTGGGCCAATGCGTCGCAAGCCGATGACCCGAGTGCCTATAGCCGCGTGACATTCGAAATCGTGGAATATGACGACATGGTTCGGCTAACCGTCAGCCATGACGATTTGATCGCTGGCAGTGGCATGGCCAACGGTGTCAGCAAGGGTTGGCCAACTGTTCTTTCCAGCTTGAAGTCTTTCCTCGAAACCGGCCGTGGGCTCGACATATTCGCCAAGCCCAAGACGGCCTGA
- a CDS encoding MBL fold metallo-hydrolase, with protein MQLTNNAQLWPLVDAVPASVSPTWSFPAIAPAAWQSVSCSGLDAQGQFSPNLGCFLAQLNGMNILIDAGIGPGPNQYLGGLTGNLPARLAEIGVSEKNIDLVVFTHLHMDHIGWAGSPGDSRFPNAPYVAPERDAAFFAQGAPGMGEHHRAAYAATMAPLIAAGRVDLLPDGAEIAPGIKYLATPGHTPGHQSVLINTGSMTLAVTGDVFHCPAQIEQPDWSHRADHDPALARKSRHEFLKRAVDENWILAAGHFRAQLQFGRAAPHGEGLRFIPEQTPQR; from the coding sequence ATGCAACTGACCAACAACGCTCAACTATGGCCGCTGGTGGATGCCGTTCCGGCATCAGTGTCACCCACATGGTCGTTTCCGGCCATTGCGCCGGCGGCATGGCAAAGCGTTTCCTGTTCAGGCCTCGACGCTCAGGGACAGTTCAGCCCCAACCTCGGCTGCTTCCTGGCACAACTTAACGGCATGAACATCCTGATTGATGCAGGGATCGGCCCGGGCCCAAACCAGTATCTGGGCGGCCTCACCGGGAACTTGCCTGCCAGACTGGCCGAGATCGGGGTCAGTGAGAAAAACATCGACCTGGTTGTCTTCACACACCTGCATATGGATCACATTGGCTGGGCAGGCAGCCCCGGCGATTCAAGATTTCCTAACGCCCCTTATGTCGCCCCCGAACGCGACGCGGCGTTCTTCGCTCAGGGCGCACCAGGCATGGGTGAACATCATCGCGCCGCATATGCGGCCACCATGGCTCCCCTGATCGCGGCCGGACGAGTCGATCTTCTTCCCGACGGCGCCGAGATTGCGCCCGGGATCAAATATCTGGCCACACCGGGGCATACACCCGGGCACCAATCAGTGTTGATCAACACCGGCTCTATGACATTGGCCGTTACCGGCGACGTCTTTCACTGCCCGGCGCAAATCGAACAGCCAGATTGGTCACACAGGGCCGACCACGACCCGGCCCTTGCCCGCAAGAGCCGACATGAATTTCTGAAACGTGCCGTCGACGAGAACTGGATTCTGGCGGCGGGTCACTTCCGGGCACAGCTACAATTTGGCCGTGCCGCACCCCATGGCGAGGGGTTGCGGTTCATTCCCGAACAAACGCCACAACGATAA
- the argH gene encoding argininosuccinate lyase has product MKTPSETDHSHFPDPTYARTVLAPLYDHAKALFGEPLMRINRAHCVMLAETAVLPEADAARIAAALNEIESSTIWEPSEYTGDHEDLFFEVEAALKQILGSELGGSLHTARSRNDLDHAILRIQLKSVLDEFLKKGRALARTMLDAAQAGRDEIIVAYTHGQPAQPSTYGHYISAALETLLRDLERLEAARIVVDQSPMGAAAITTTGFAIDRHRVAELIGFAGPTRNSYASIAGVDYITAPYSALSLAMLHLGRLIQDFQYWTAFEVGQLYVNNALVQISSIMPQKRNPVPIEHMRHLASTASGQATTVVQTMHNTPFTDMNDSESEVQITGTRAFHTAGRVVDLMAAFLDGAQVQPDNVRRNIDRACITITELADTLVRAEKLSFRQAHEVATAVARAVVAENGALSYGYAAFQEAFSRHTGKEPSLNQEAFRAAVSPEHFVAVRSRFGGPAPEAMEEALSAYSETLQSLEDRAAANHKRHLTAAKLLQERFDALRALAEEE; this is encoded by the coding sequence ATGAAGACCCCATCCGAAACCGATCACAGCCATTTTCCGGATCCGACCTACGCAAGAACGGTTCTGGCACCGCTTTATGACCATGCGAAAGCCCTTTTCGGCGAACCGCTGATGCGGATAAACCGGGCACATTGCGTCATGTTGGCAGAAACGGCTGTACTGCCCGAAGCCGACGCGGCGCGCATTGCTGCGGCCCTGAACGAGATTGAAAGCAGCACAATTTGGGAGCCGTCTGAATATACCGGCGATCACGAAGATCTCTTTTTTGAGGTCGAAGCTGCCTTGAAACAAATTCTTGGCTCAGAACTGGGCGGCTCTCTGCATACGGCACGCAGTCGAAATGATCTGGACCATGCAATTCTGCGCATCCAGCTAAAATCTGTGCTCGACGAATTTCTCAAAAAGGGCCGTGCATTAGCACGTACCATGCTCGACGCGGCCCAAGCCGGCAGGGACGAAATCATCGTCGCCTATACCCACGGACAACCAGCTCAACCATCAACCTATGGGCATTATATTTCAGCTGCGCTGGAAACCCTGCTACGCGACCTTGAACGACTGGAAGCGGCCCGAATAGTGGTCGACCAATCCCCCATGGGAGCTGCGGCAATCACAACCACCGGCTTCGCAATTGACAGGCATCGCGTCGCCGAACTCATCGGATTTGCTGGCCCTACGCGAAACTCCTACGCTTCCATCGCTGGCGTGGACTATATCACAGCACCCTATTCTGCCTTGTCACTGGCCATGTTGCACCTGGGCAGGCTAATTCAGGATTTCCAGTACTGGACTGCTTTCGAAGTTGGCCAACTCTATGTGAATAACGCTTTGGTGCAGATCAGTTCGATCATGCCGCAGAAGCGTAACCCGGTGCCAATCGAACACATGCGCCATCTTGCTTCCACAGCATCTGGCCAGGCCACCACAGTGGTGCAAACGATGCACAACACCCCATTCACCGATATGAATGACAGTGAATCCGAAGTCCAGATAACCGGCACCAGGGCCTTCCACACCGCGGGTCGCGTGGTTGACCTTATGGCGGCATTTCTGGACGGGGCGCAGGTGCAGCCAGACAATGTACGCCGGAATATAGATCGTGCGTGCATCACCATTACCGAACTGGCTGATACTTTGGTGCGCGCCGAGAAGTTATCTTTCCGCCAGGCTCATGAAGTCGCAACAGCGGTAGCGCGGGCGGTGGTCGCAGAAAATGGCGCACTAAGCTACGGTTACGCAGCTTTTCAAGAAGCCTTCTCCCGCCACACAGGAAAAGAACCGTCTCTGAATCAGGAGGCATTCCGCGCGGCCGTCAGCCCTGAACATTTTGTTGCCGTGCGGAGCCGTTTCGGTGGCCCTGCACCCGAGGCAATGGAAGAGGCATTGAGCGCTTATAGCGAGACGCTGCAGTCACTGGAAGACAGAGCTGCAGCAAACCACAAGCGGCACCTGACCGCCGCGAAATTACTGCAAGAACGATTTGATGCGCTACGTGCGTTGGCAGAAGAGGAGTAG
- a CDS encoding extracellular solute-binding protein, with amino-acid sequence MIRRLSQTIAATALGALIFGSSASAVEIEYWQYYFAERVDAIDQLIEKFEAENPDITVKHTHFPYAQYRTKVAAAVPAGEGPDVMQFYYGWLPDYLKAGLVQPLSTTTFSPSAIEETFFPIVERMKVNDAYMGLPTAVRSLAMFYNKDLFKKAGLDPETPPATYADLVKAATAIAEHDDAGNLLVAGITATPVSQDAHWWREVLIRQFGGQPYSDDGTQVAYNTPEGAEALHAYTDMFMTHKATDYGFMNESQASFAAQRAGILIDGSFRIGAVQKMEGLDWGVAPLPSHDGITSNYASYWVNGISAAVEGEKLEAAEKFLAFLTTDESMQLWLDVVGELPAKPAVALTESNANDPIYGPFIAGLETAQTTSFVNESEQRKIWLDMIDRINIGGVSVEDSLAAAAEEEQKLLDSFYAE; translated from the coding sequence ATGATCCGTAGACTCTCTCAAACTATCGCAGCAACTGCGCTTGGCGCATTGATATTTGGCAGTTCAGCATCAGCTGTCGAGATTGAATACTGGCAATACTATTTTGCTGAACGTGTCGATGCAATCGACCAACTCATCGAGAAGTTCGAGGCGGAAAACCCCGACATCACAGTCAAGCATACGCATTTTCCCTATGCACAATACCGCACCAAGGTCGCCGCTGCCGTACCCGCAGGCGAAGGCCCCGATGTGATGCAGTTTTATTATGGCTGGCTACCGGATTATCTCAAGGCAGGTCTCGTCCAACCACTGTCAACAACCACATTCTCTCCTTCGGCAATTGAAGAAACGTTTTTCCCGATCGTTGAGCGCATGAAAGTGAATGACGCCTATATGGGCCTGCCCACCGCTGTGCGTTCGCTGGCCATGTTCTACAACAAGGATCTGTTCAAGAAAGCCGGGCTCGACCCTGAAACGCCGCCAGCGACATACGCGGATCTGGTAAAGGCGGCCACCGCCATTGCTGAACACGATGATGCAGGCAATCTTCTGGTCGCCGGAATCACGGCAACCCCAGTATCACAGGACGCGCATTGGTGGCGTGAAGTTCTCATCCGTCAGTTTGGTGGACAGCCCTATTCGGATGACGGCACCCAGGTAGCTTATAACACCCCCGAAGGTGCAGAAGCCCTGCATGCCTATACTGATATGTTCATGACCCACAAGGCGACCGACTATGGCTTCATGAACGAATCCCAGGCCTCTTTTGCGGCACAACGCGCAGGCATTTTGATCGATGGCTCGTTCCGGATCGGTGCAGTTCAAAAGATGGAAGGCCTTGATTGGGGGGTAGCCCCTCTGCCCTCACATGATGGCATCACGTCAAACTATGCGTCTTACTGGGTTAATGGCATTTCGGCAGCAGTCGAAGGCGAAAAGCTTGAAGCTGCCGAAAAATTCCTCGCCTTTCTGACGACCGATGAATCCATGCAGCTTTGGCTCGACGTGGTTGGCGAATTGCCGGCCAAGCCGGCCGTCGCCCTGACGGAGAGCAATGCCAACGACCCGATCTACGGCCCATTCATTGCCGGCCTTGAGACGGCCCAGACAACAAGCTTCGTCAACGAAAGCGAACAGCGCAAGATCTGGCTCGACATGATCGACCGGATCAATATCGGTGGGGTCTCGGTAGAGGATTCCCTGGCAGCAGCAGCTGAAGAAGAGCAGAAATTGCTCGACAGCTTCTACGCTGAATAA
- a CDS encoding carbohydrate ABC transporter permease: MTATTKQFRAIRPGRIFVWTLLALGGIAMITPFVFMISTSLKTPDQVYDLRFIPAMPTLRNYVELFEDGRFSAWFINSLVTSTLVTLSVLFFDSLVGYTLSKYRFRGRNLVFIAILSTLMIPTEMLVIPWYVMSSHFGWLDSYWGIMFPGLITGFGVFLMRQFFGTVPDELIDAARIDGLSEFRIWWEIALPLVAPALSALAIFTFLGNWTAFLWPLIVTSDRDLFTVPVGLSSFASENLTRWEMVMTGAAVSTIPTLIVFIIFQKYIIRGVVLSGLKG; this comes from the coding sequence ATGACCGCGACAACCAAACAGTTCCGCGCCATTCGTCCGGGCCGCATATTTGTATGGACACTTCTGGCATTGGGCGGCATCGCCATGATTACGCCATTCGTGTTCATGATCTCCACCTCGCTCAAGACCCCTGATCAGGTCTACGACCTCCGCTTCATCCCTGCCATGCCCACGCTCCGAAACTACGTCGAGCTCTTCGAGGATGGGCGTTTCAGCGCTTGGTTCATCAATTCTCTGGTCACCTCCACCCTGGTCACTTTGTCGGTACTCTTCTTCGACAGCCTCGTGGGTTACACACTATCAAAGTACCGCTTTCGCGGCCGCAACCTGGTGTTCATCGCCATCCTTTCTACCTTGATGATCCCCACCGAGATGCTGGTTATCCCGTGGTATGTAATGAGTTCCCATTTCGGTTGGCTCGACAGCTATTGGGGCATTATGTTCCCCGGACTGATCACAGGCTTCGGTGTATTCCTGATGCGTCAGTTCTTCGGTACGGTTCCCGACGAATTGATCGACGCCGCCCGGATAGATGGATTGTCTGAATTCCGCATCTGGTGGGAAATCGCTTTGCCGCTGGTAGCTCCCGCCTTGTCGGCACTGGCAATCTTCACATTCCTTGGCAATTGGACAGCGTTCCTTTGGCCGCTCATCGTAACCTCTGACCGCGACCTGTTCACCGTGCCGGTGGGCCTGTCATCATTCGCCAGCGAAAATCTGACGCGCTGGGAAATGGTAATGACAGGTGCGGCGGTATCGACAATCCCGACATTGATCGTATTCATCATCTTCCAGAAATACATCATCCGCGGCGTTGTATTGTCAGGATTAAAGGGCTGA
- a CDS encoding ABC transporter ATP-binding protein: MANVAIKKLVKRYGDVEVLHGIDLDIADGEFVVLVGPSGCGKSTTLRMLAGLEEISDGEISIGGKVVNNLEPKARNIAMVFQNYAIYPHMSVYKNIGFGLRTSTLDKPAKDRRIRETAEMLDLTQLLERRPSQLSGGQRQRVAIGRAMVRDPAVFLFDEPLSNLDAQLRAQMRLEVKRLHQRLKSTIVFVTHDQVEAMTLADRIAIMRDGRIEQLGTPDELYRKPANTFVAQFVGSPSMNLVPGQLDAEGNLTFEGTEHASIVLPGRARAGAVTVGIRPPELEIAGQDQKGLILEGHVEIVERLGHEALVYLTAGSQSLIAQTDGLTKLAPGDSVRVTARPDTLHLFDPSSGLAL, from the coding sequence GTGGCGAATGTTGCGATCAAAAAACTGGTAAAGCGATATGGCGATGTCGAGGTTCTCCACGGCATTGACCTGGACATTGCTGATGGTGAATTCGTTGTTCTCGTCGGCCCATCAGGGTGCGGAAAATCAACTACTCTCAGAATGTTGGCTGGCCTCGAAGAGATCTCAGACGGCGAGATCTCCATCGGCGGCAAGGTCGTTAACAATCTGGAACCAAAAGCGCGAAACATTGCGATGGTATTCCAGAATTACGCGATATATCCGCATATGAGCGTCTATAAAAACATAGGCTTTGGTTTGAGGACATCGACGCTCGACAAGCCTGCCAAAGACCGACGCATTCGCGAAACGGCAGAAATGCTGGACTTGACACAGCTTTTGGAAAGACGCCCCTCGCAACTTTCCGGCGGACAACGACAGCGGGTTGCTATCGGGCGTGCCATGGTGCGTGATCCGGCGGTATTCCTGTTCGATGAACCGTTATCCAATCTCGACGCGCAGTTGCGTGCCCAGATGCGGCTGGAAGTCAAACGTCTGCATCAGCGTCTAAAATCAACCATCGTCTTCGTCACCCACGATCAGGTCGAGGCAATGACGCTGGCAGACAGGATCGCCATCATGCGCGATGGCAGGATCGAACAACTCGGCACACCGGATGAGCTTTACCGGAAACCTGCAAATACTTTTGTTGCCCAGTTTGTTGGAAGCCCGTCAATGAACCTCGTTCCCGGCCAACTGGACGCGGAGGGAAATCTTACATTCGAGGGAACTGAGCATGCCAGCATCGTATTGCCCGGCCGGGCCCGCGCCGGCGCAGTGACGGTGGGCATTCGCCCGCCGGAGCTGGAAATAGCTGGCCAGGACCAGAAAGGATTGATTCTGGAGGGGCACGTAGAGATTGTAGAACGTCTGGGTCATGAAGCGCTCGTTTATTTGACCGCCGGGTCTCAATCCCTGATCGCGCAAACGGATGGGCTTACCAAACTGGCACCCGGCGATTCTGTGCGGGTTACCGCGCGGCCTGATACGCTGCACCTTTTCGATCCATCGTCGGGCCTCGCCTTGTGA
- a CDS encoding carbohydrate ABC transporter permease, with translation MLLRDNMTISQKRAATAWLFLLVPVIFFMVVRFWPTLQSAWISLTEGPLMGPREFVGIDNYTRMFADPEFWTVFINTFEYLAIGLPVSLFLSFVVAYFLDQVRLMHGFIRALYFVPYLTTAVAMAWVWRWFYEPVPIGLFNQILSTVGLPQQPFLRSMAQALPSVLAPAIWAGLGFQVIIFLAGLRAIPDTYYEAARIDGVGRWTILWEITLPLLKPTLLFLVVVSSIGFLRIFDQVYNMTVDGQGGPLNATRPLVLNIYNSAFVDYEMGYATAQTMVLFIVLLAITVAQLRLLRSK, from the coding sequence ATGCTATTGCGCGACAACATGACGATCAGCCAGAAACGCGCAGCCACCGCATGGTTATTTCTGCTAGTGCCAGTAATATTTTTCATGGTGGTACGGTTCTGGCCAACGCTGCAATCAGCGTGGATTTCGCTGACTGAAGGTCCCCTCATGGGGCCGCGGGAATTTGTGGGAATAGACAATTATACCCGCATGTTCGCCGATCCCGAGTTTTGGACGGTGTTTATAAACACGTTTGAGTATCTGGCGATCGGCTTACCCGTCAGCTTGTTTTTGTCATTCGTTGTCGCTTATTTTCTGGATCAGGTACGCCTCATGCACGGTTTCATCAGGGCACTCTATTTCGTGCCCTATTTGACCACGGCAGTGGCGATGGCATGGGTCTGGCGCTGGTTCTACGAGCCGGTGCCGATCGGTCTCTTCAACCAAATTCTGTCAACGGTCGGCTTGCCGCAGCAACCATTCCTTCGTTCGATGGCTCAGGCACTCCCCTCCGTCCTCGCACCGGCAATCTGGGCCGGCCTTGGATTTCAGGTCATCATCTTTCTCGCGGGTCTGCGCGCAATTCCCGACACCTATTATGAGGCGGCGCGCATTGACGGTGTTGGGCGCTGGACGATCCTTTGGGAAATCACGTTGCCCCTGTTGAAGCCAACCCTGCTGTTCCTTGTGGTCGTGTCGTCCATCGGCTTCCTGCGCATCTTCGACCAGGTCTACAACATGACAGTTGATGGGCAAGGCGGGCCGCTGAATGCAACGCGCCCCTTGGTCTTGAACATCTACAACTCAGCCTTTGTGGATTACGAAATGGGCTACGCCACAGCGCAAACCATGGTGCTTTTCATCGTGCTCCTCGCCATAACCGTGGCGCAACTCCGTCTTCTGAGGTCAAAATGA
- a CDS encoding ArsR/SmtB family transcription factor — translation MDFDKVFKALADPSRRKLLDLLYEQNGQTLGQLCEHLEMARQSATQHLGILEDANLISTVKRGREKLHFLNPVPLQDIYERWVRKFESQRLKLLHDLKSELEGE, via the coding sequence ATGGATTTTGACAAGGTCTTCAAAGCGCTGGCGGATCCGAGCCGTCGAAAACTGCTCGATCTGCTTTACGAGCAAAATGGCCAGACCCTGGGGCAGCTTTGCGAGCATCTGGAAATGGCACGGCAATCAGCGACGCAGCATCTGGGGATTCTGGAGGATGCGAACCTGATCAGCACCGTGAAGCGCGGTCGGGAGAAGTTGCATTTTCTCAATCCAGTCCCGCTCCAGGATATCTATGAGCGCTGGGTGCGGAAATTTGAAAGCCAGCGGCTCAAATTGTTGCATGACTTGAAGAGCGAACTCGAAGGAGAGTGA
- a CDS encoding SRPBCC family protein gives MTEVKDFTTSFVVDAGPDVVFAAICKPRAWWSGAHEGVPGKLGDVFAYRYHDMHYSRQEVTEFVPGKRVAWFVLEGQLNFIEDKNEWTGTTMTFDIETKAGKTEVKFTHVGLKPAVECYDTCSDAWTALIQGSLREYIETGKTDMLELETL, from the coding sequence ATGACTGAAGTGAAAGATTTCACCACTTCTTTTGTTGTCGACGCAGGTCCTGATGTGGTCTTTGCGGCGATCTGTAAGCCGCGCGCATGGTGGAGTGGTGCACATGAGGGTGTGCCCGGCAAGCTTGGCGATGTTTTTGCCTATCGTTACCACGACATGCACTACTCCAGGCAGGAAGTGACAGAGTTTGTGCCCGGCAAGCGCGTGGCCTGGTTTGTACTTGAAGGCCAACTCAACTTCATCGAAGACAAGAATGAGTGGACGGGTACCACCATGACGTTTGATATCGAAACCAAGGCTGGCAAGACCGAGGTGAAGTTCACGCATGTTGGGCTCAAGCCGGCGGTGGAGTGCTATGATACCTGTTCGGATGCCTGGACTGCCCTGATCCAAGGTAGCCTGCGCGAATATATCGAGACCGGCAAGACCGATATGCTGGAACTTGAAACTCTTTAG
- a CDS encoding aldo/keto reductase: MTSTMTIWTGKSVPRVGLGCWAIGGTTSSDGPSTSYGAVDDATSRAALRLGYELGARVFDTAIGYGAGHSEILIGEEISRYDDAVIVTKFGYEVDVENNRNGPENVDPAHIRASLDGSRKRLKRDRIDLALLHLNTMDPDLAPQVFDTLEELVQEGKLAAYGWSTDFIPQAQSAADYPHFVAFENDYNVFTPATELMAFAQRKGKISISRLPLAMGLLTGKYAADTRLSTDDVRAQAFPWLRFFRDGKPDAAYLKRLGALRDLLQSDGRTLAQGALGWILARSGLALPVPGFKNEAQVRDNLGANEKGPLSESTMAEIDAVLSGFAEDV; this comes from the coding sequence ATGACTTCAACCATGACGATCTGGACTGGCAAGTCTGTGCCGCGGGTGGGGCTTGGTTGCTGGGCGATTGGCGGCACGACCAGCAGTGATGGTCCTTCAACATCCTATGGCGCGGTGGACGATGCTACATCCCGCGCGGCGCTTCGGCTTGGCTATGAGCTTGGCGCGCGGGTTTTTGATACGGCTATCGGTTATGGTGCCGGCCATTCCGAGATCCTTATCGGCGAGGAGATCTCGCGTTATGACGATGCAGTGATTGTTACGAAGTTCGGCTATGAGGTTGATGTTGAGAACAATCGCAATGGTCCTGAAAACGTTGATCCGGCCCATATCCGCGCCTCGCTGGATGGCAGCCGGAAGCGCCTCAAGCGTGACCGGATCGATCTTGCGCTGCTGCATCTCAATACCATGGATCCAGATCTTGCGCCCCAGGTATTCGATACGCTTGAAGAGCTGGTGCAAGAGGGCAAGCTTGCTGCCTATGGCTGGAGTACCGATTTTATTCCCCAGGCCCAGTCTGCGGCTGATTATCCGCATTTTGTCGCCTTCGAGAATGATTACAATGTTTTCACCCCGGCGACTGAGCTGATGGCGTTCGCGCAACGCAAAGGCAAGATTTCGATTTCCCGTCTGCCTCTCGCCATGGGGTTGCTCACCGGCAAGTATGCAGCTGACACCCGGCTTTCCACTGATGATGTGAGGGCGCAGGCTTTTCCATGGCTGCGGTTTTTCAGGGATGGAAAGCCCGATGCGGCTTATCTCAAGCGCCTCGGTGCGTTGCGTGATCTGCTTCAGTCAGATGGCCGCACTTTGGCGCAAGGGGCACTCGGCTGGATCCTTGCCCGCTCGGGTCTTGCCTTGCCTGTTCCCGGTTTCAAGAATGAAGCGCAGGTGCGTGACAATCTGGGTGCCAATGAGAAGGGCCCTCTCAGTGAGAGCACAATGGCCGAGATTGATGCAGTACTGTCAGGCTTTGCTGAAGACGTCTGA